A region from the Anoplolepis gracilipes chromosome 2, ASM4749672v1, whole genome shotgun sequence genome encodes:
- the LOC140676555 gene encoding lipase member H-B-like, producing MAWSASAYICLLLSIFFFTSAESNSNKIDDIGAAEIDADKILLSFYTCNATDPTTSIDCRIQDINCTENAYNLLSTGKNETTIFLHGYHRNREPMLNIISAYCSKNTSVVALFDWTQLQPEIVSLSVTNWTSTIGKIAAPTFGALKNKGYNVGTWHLVGHSMGVHIAGCIAKYTNFSWSHITGLDPAGTVFYTNMYEGCQITPESATFTEMFYTDVNGYGINEKVGTLNIYANTGTAPQPGCYSAQNIRWCSHFKAIEWYADSVRNETKYVATKCENCLVALDFYSFCEKNNRVYLGPRVNNEASGQYCVAID from the exons ATGGCTTGGAGCGCATCTGCATACATCTGTCTTCTACttagcatttttttctttacatcagCGGAAAGTAATAGTAACAAGATTGATGATATAG gtGCAGCTGAAATTGATGCAGACAAAATTCTCCTGTCTTTTTATACAtg TAATGCTACAGATCCAACAACATCAATCGACTGTCGCATACAAGATATTAATTGTACAGAGAATGCATATAATCTGCTAAGTACAGGTAAAAATGAAACTACTATTTTCCTTCACGGATATCATCGGAATAGAGAGCCTATGCTAAACATTATATCAg CGTATTGCTCCAAAAATACGTCTGTCGTTGCATTGTTCGATTGGACCCAATTGCAACCTGAAATTGTTAGTCTTTCGGTTACTAATTGGACATCTACAATCGGAAAAATTGCCGCACCTACTTTTGGTGCGTTAAAAAATAAGGGATACAATGTAGGAACATGGCATCTTGTTGGTCATTCTATGGGTGTTCACATTGCGGGTTGTATCGCAAAGTATACTAATTTTTCTTGGTCACATATCACAG GTTTAGATCCCGCGGGCACTGTTTTTTATACTAACATGTACGAAGGTTGTCAAATCACTCCCGAATCCGCAACCTTTACCGAAATGTTTTACACGGATGTGAATGGATATGGTATTAACGAGAAAGTAGGCACACTCAATATTTATGCTAACACTGGAACAGCGCCGCAACCTGGTTGCTACTCAGCTCAAAATATACGAT gGTGTAGTCACTTCAAAGCGATCGAATGGTATGCCGATTCCGTGagaaatgaaacaaaatatgtGGCCACCAAATGCGAAAATTGTTTAGTAGCTCTGGATTTCTATAGTTTTTGCGAGAAGAATAATCGTGTTTATCTCGGACCACGTGTAAATAACGAAGC AAGCGGCCAATACTGTGTTGCAATCGATTAG